A window from Branchiostoma lanceolatum isolate klBraLanc5 chromosome 9, klBraLanc5.hap2, whole genome shotgun sequence encodes these proteins:
- the LOC136441994 gene encoding bifunctional peptidase and (3S)-lysyl hydroxylase Jmjd7-like codes for MSPIKAVLFWTFISVLCVDAIFAKDVGDDDVPFPPTLQPSDSGLLVGHLLPLGYQREPEGPVKEYTQPLAPTEFWEQHARDPYVPLVYRQAIAKAPAVTNWQSDEYIREKYGDLDVLVEKKIEDRMNPVRLRMPLSEFLDNYHDKQWYVVSLLPDPMRAEMQVPRSLLCGNFKDSILESNLWLSSGGTRSVLHYDADHNLHCLISGRKDFIMIPNKYGDKLDLADNKKSGSGFTHMNVDKVDLVKNPEVSEVPWTWATLQPGDCIFISSRYFHQVRSYGRSVAATIMWDPFREFNDSDCATRDIDKYTALSDVRLQWTYKKGDKVIDMGYINVETMRNILLNEMEDEELDKFTPEVLSIIYAYNLLDEEEDEQLGEEDMEYVRKVFSLMDKDQKGYLTEEELRGLDIETLKLVTRLIEPAHGPIGENTGSRDEL; via the coding sequence ATGTCCCCGATCAAGGCCGTGCTGTTTTGGACGTTCATTTCCGTGTTGTGCGTGGACGCTATTTTTGCTAAGGACGTGGGAGACGATGACGTCCCGTTTCCCCCCACCCTCCAACCGAGCGACTCTGGCCTCCTAGTCGGCCATTTGTTACCGCTGGGCTACCAGAGAGAACCAGAAGGGCCCGTCAAGGAGTACACACAGCCGTTGGCTCCGACAGAGTTCTGGGAGCAGCACGCAAGGGACCCCTACGTACCTCTTGTGTACAGACAAGCGATCGCCAAGGCCCCTGCCGTCACCAACTGGCAGAGTGATGAGTACATCAGGGAGAAGTATGGAGACTTGGACGTCCTGGTCGAGAAGAAGATCGAAGATCGTATGAATCCTGTCCGCCTGAGGATGCCCCTGAGCGAGTTCCTAGACAACTACCACGACAAGCAATGGTACGTGGTGTCTTTGCTGCCCGACCCCATGAGAGCCGAAATGCAGGTGCCTCGCTCGCTACTCTGTGGGAACTTTAAGGATAGCATCCTAGAGTCGAACCTGTGGTTATCGTCCGGTGGGACGAGGTCGGTTCTACACTATGACGCCGACCACAACCTCCACTGTCTGATCTCTGGGCGGAAAGACTTCATCATGATCCCCAACAAGTACGGAGATAAGCTGGACTTGGCGGACAACAAGAAATCCGGATCTGGTTTCACTCACATGAATGTGGATAAAGTCGACCTCGTGAAAAATCCAGAAGTGTCAGAAGTTCCCTGGACCTGGGCCACCCTCCAACCCGGAGACTGTATCTTCATTTCGTCGCGTTATTTCCACCAAGTCAGGTCGTACGGGCGCAGCGTGGCCGCCACCATCATGTGGGACCCCTTCCGTGAGTTTAACGACTCAGACTGCGCCACAAGAGACATCGACAAATACACGGCACTGAGTGACGTCAGGCTACAGTGGACGTACAAGAAGGGAGACAAGGTCATCGACATGGGGTACATAAACGTGGAGACGATGAGGAACATCCTTCTGAACGAAATGGAAGACGAAGAACTCGACAAGTTTACGCCTGAGGTTCTCTCGATCATTTACGCGTACAACCTGCTggatgaagaagaagacgagCAGTTAGGAGAAGAGGACATGGAATATGTTAGAAAAGTCTTTTCCCTCATGGACAAGGATCAGAAAGGGTACTTAACTGAAGAAGAGCTGCGAGGGTTGGACATTGAAACGCTGAAACTAGTTACGCGTTTGATAGAACCTGCACACGGGCCTATTGGAGAGAACACGGGATCACGTGATGAGCTGTGA
- the LOC136441996 gene encoding polycystin-1-like protein 2: MFLMTTEQHLGNLQNLHIWHDNNGKGDRDSWYLDRVVVQDLQNNSTYNFLCDDWLAVDKGDGLIYKNIPAASEEDLTSFGYLFTTAAKKNFIDGHLWISTIAVGISANFTRVQRWSCCFSILFCTMISNAMWYRTDDSVESPSVLKLGPFSFSLHQLYVSVMSSLTVLPVNVVIVQIFRSTPNSKKNEVVPDIPGLGLSQGSKDKMLPYWFVYVGWVLVFLSSAVSAFFTILYSLEWGKDKADAWLITFFLSFVESTLIIEPLKVVIVAALLSLMCKKMMATGEELTKNVKALATIGDDETDDQNRFVREQRRKGAPKLDKTIVLQAGEYRQRRTKVSQTIQEIVSYLVFLVFLLCVANIGVSNLPYYLHRTVGLTFNDKVFKNITKRGTKENMKLWLEKTVVPELFPLPRRTRRSLDTTGSPMMTNLPLYRLTEPRLRQQRVLDNGDWMEVNAFPGWKSSGHDNASVSRNLHSSWNYSAALGYINLPYVATLQSFYEGGFNAQFGKSRDSAMRTIAYLYSNNWIDRNTRVVFLEFALYNANVNLVCIVTYLFEFTPIGAVIPTSRISIFTLHDYESTHERLAQIAFISALFTWTMAAVVFVNTVKFLKLLRFNKIISSLSRCLRALYKPLINFMAVFLVAFLAFTFFGWTAFGRGHQNYRSAMESVVQTFVISIGKVSLFIPITRTNEFAKFYFLAFIIVMIYLMMNLLISVINEALAIRGEAQLPPEQREIADGMREMALRVAGKRQEARFPDLYASKSPTDELENLLSEVETRVRDINVEWKEMDNQVLQRLPELSNDMIHGSKDAPACQNFKDLL; this comes from the exons ATGTTTCTAATGACAACGGAACAACATCTAGGGAACCTTCAGAACCTTCATATTTGGCACGACAACAACGGGAAGGGAGATCGGGATTCCTGGTATCTGGACCGGGTGGTGGTTCAAGACTTGCAGAACAACTCAAC TTACAACTTCCTGTGTGATGATTGGCTGGCTGTTGACAAAGGCGACGGTCTGATCTACAAGAACATCCCCGCAGCCAGCGAGGAGGATCTGACGTCATTCGGGTATCTCTTCACCACAGCAGCGAAGAAGAACTTCATCGACGGACACTTATGGATATCAACTATAGCGGTGGGGATATCTGCAAACTTCACCAGGGTGCAAC GCTGGTCGTGTTGTTTCTCCATCCTTTTCTGCACCATGATTTCTAACGCGATGTGGTACCGGACGGACGACAGTGTGGAGTCCCCCTCCGTGCTGAAACTCGGGCCCTTCAGCTTCAGTCTCCACCAGCTGTACGTCAGCGTCATGAGCAGTCTCACGGTCCTGCCGGTCAACGTCGTCATCGTGCAGATCTTCAGGAGCACCCCGAACTCTAAGAAGAACGAGGTGGTGCCGGATATTCCAG GTCTAGGGCTGAGTCAAGGCAGCAAGGACAAGATGCTGCCCTACTGGTTCGTGTACGTGGGCTGGGTGCTGGTGTTTCTGTCGTCTGCCGTCTCCGCCTTCTTCACCATCCTGTACAGTCTGGAGTGGGGGAAAGATAAAGCTGACGCTTGGCTCATTACATTCTTTCTCTCCTTTGTAGAATCGACACTCATCATTGAACCACTGAAG GTTGTCATCGTGGCTGCTCTGCTCTCTCTGATGTGCAAAAAAATGATGGCTACTGGCGAGGAGCTCACGAAGAATGTTAAAGCACTGGCGACTATCGGTGACGACGAGACAG ATGATCAGAATCGATTCGTGAGGGAACAGCGCCGAAAGGGAGCACCCAAACTGGACAAGACCATCGTCCTCCAGGCTGGGGAATACCGACAACGACGTACCAAAGTCAGCCAAACCATTCAAGAGATCGTCTCGTACTTGGTTTTTCTCGTTTTCCTTCTTTGCGTGGCTAACATCGGCGTCAGCAACCTGCCGTACTACCTGCATCGCACGGTGGGGTTGACGTTCAACGACAAGGTCTTCAAG aacatcacaaagagaggGACAAAGGAGAACATGAAGCTATGGTTGGAGAAGACGGTAGTGCCGGAGCTGTTCCCGTTACCGAGGCGAACGAGACGCAGTCTGGACACTACTGGTTCACCGATGATGACGAACCTGCCACTCTACAGGCTTACTGAGCCAAGGCTGCGGCAGCAAAGGGTGCTGGACAATg GCGACTGGATGGAGGTGAACGCTTTTCCTGGATGGAAATCTTCCGGACACGACAATGCAAGCGTTTCCAGGAATCTACATTCCAGCTGGAACTATTCAGCAGCACTTGGGTACATCAACTTGCCGTACGTTGCGACGCTTCAGTCCTTCTACGAAGGCGGCTTTAACGCACAGTTCGGCAAATCAAGAGACTCTGCAATGAGAACTATTGCGTATCTCTACTCCAATAACTGGATCGACCGCAACACTCGCGTAGTTTTCCTAGAATTTGCCTTGTACAACGCTAACGTTAACCTCGTCTGCATTGTGACCTACCTCTTTGAGTTCACGCCTATTGGAGCAGTCATCCCAACGTCGCGGATTTCTATATTCACACTCCATGACTATG AAAGCACGCATGAACGGTTAGCCCAGATTGCTTTCATCTCCGCCCTGTTCACCTGGACCATGGCGGCGGTGGTCTTCGTCAACACCGTCAAGTTCCTCAAGCTCCTACGGTTCAACAAGATCATCTCCTCCCTGTCGAGATGCCTACGCGCGCTGTACAAACCACTTATAAACTTCATGGCTGTTTTCTTAGTAGCGTTCCTGGCTTTTACGTTCTTCGGGTGGACGGCGTTCGGTCGCGGTCACCAGAACTACCGATCCGCGATGGAGTCAGTTGTCCAGACATTCGTAATCTCGATAGGGAAGGTCTCTTTATTCATACCCATCACTAGAACCAACGAGTTTGCGAAGTTCTACTTCTTGGCTTTCATCATCGTGATGATCTACCTGATGATGAATCTTCTCATCTCGGTTATCAACGAAGCTCTGGCGATCAGGGGTGAGGCGCAGCTGCCCCCCGAACAGAGGGAGATCGCGGACGGGATGAGAGAAATGGCGCTGCGGGTAGCCGGGAAGAGACAAGAAGCTCGTTTTCCAG ATCTTTATGCGTCCAAGTCGCCGACAGACGAGCTGGAGAATCTCCTGAGTGAAGTAGAGACTCGAGTTCGGGACATCAATGTCGAGTGGAAGGAGATGGACAACCAAGTTCTGCAGCGACTTCCAGAATTATCTAATGATATGATCCACGGCTCTAAAGACGCTCCGGCTTGTCAAAACTTTAAGGACTTGCTGTAG
- the LOC136441420 gene encoding beta-1,4 N-acetylgalactosaminyltransferase 1-like, which produces MPFGVGWFAGRNLAVSQVKTPYMLWVDDDFLFIPETKLEKFVDVLDNADIDIVSGLVGRDRISLKKLNILEGDEEGDCLVQTIGTYGTLKDFPECHRVFRVTNFFLGRTDKVREVGFDPAYSRFAHTEFFYEGLGKLRSAACSFAKIGHNQKSNDQYVKFRQPGREYMKFLNKYEYFKYNVKCWNKDDV; this is translated from the exons ATGCCTTTCGGTGTG GGCTGGTTTGCTGGGCGGAACCTGGCGGTGTCACAAGTGAAAACTCCCTACATGCTTTGGGTGGATGACGACTTTCTGTTCATACCGGAAACCAAGCTGGAAAAATTCGTCGATGTTCTAGACAATGCTGACATCGACATA GTGTCTGGCTTGGTGGGACGGGACCGCATCAGCCTAAAGAAACtgaacatcctggagggagacGAGGAAGGCGACTGTCTCGTCCAGACCATTGGAACATACGGGACATTGAAAGACTTCCCAGAATGCCATAGGGTTTTCCGGGTCACTAACTTCTTCCTGGGTCGCACTGACAAGGTCAGAGAGGTCGGGTTCGACCCGGCGTACTCACGATTCGCTCATACCG AATTTTTCTACGAGGGGCTAGGAAAGTTGCGGTCGGCAGCTTGCAGCTTCGCAAAAATCGGCCACAACCAGAAGAGCAATGACCAATACGTCAAATTTCGCCAACCTGGGAGAGAATACATGAAATTCTTGAACAAATATGAGTATTTCAAATACAATGTCAAATGTTGGAACAAAGACGACGTATGA
- the LOC136441995 gene encoding beta-1,4 N-acetylgalactosaminyltransferase 1-like — protein MAQSTLKKVCVCLGFALVGVTLYVMVSDSTLSAEGVSRWKKQLTKEDIPVTWINETARLLDRGPCVCEEKSLSFTKAMAKDEKEDLKKRRKKELEKFRDRVSRMSDPLLLVRGHCPLSYPSMGLQVVPGEAIGIPAWAQ, from the exons ATGGCTCAAAGTACGCTGAAAAAAGTGTGCGTATGTTTGGGATTCGCCTTGGTCGGTGTGACGCTGTACGTCATGGTGTCAGATTCAACACTTAGCGCCGAAGGAGTGTCGCGGTGGAAGAAACAGCTGACAAAAGAAGACATCCCTGTTACCTGGATCAACGAGACAGCGAG ACTGCTTGACCGAGGCCCCTGCGTCTGCGAAGAAAAGTCGCTTTCTTTCACCAAGGCCATGGCTAAAGACGAGAAGGAAGACCTAAAGAAGCGAAGGaagaaagaactggagaaaTTTCGTGACAG AGTATCGAGGATGTCTGACCCCCTGTTGCTGGTAAGGGGACACTGTCCACTGAGTTATCCCTCCATGGGGCTACAGGTCGTACCGGGAGAAGCTATTGGCATTCCGG CCTGGGCGCAGTGA
- the LOC136441419 gene encoding polycystin-1-like protein 2, giving the protein MSQLSTLYLGVYLNESDSGVPIGESGYGYYLSVRGLSCSFWNERLEIWQGEGCKVSTDSSPETSVCLCDHLTAFGASFMTPPNSIDFNTIWGKFANLGKNPGVFSTVWVFIGLYFIGLIFARRADKRDAIQAAVFPLPDNQPKHTHAYLLSVFTGSQPGSGTDSKVVFMVTAENGDTGVRALGNQPKVENPDFMLSIFLGHELERKD; this is encoded by the exons ATGAGCCAACTGTCGACGCTGTACTTGGGAGTGTACTTGAATGAGAGTGACAGCGGTGTTCCTATTGGCGAGAGTGGCTATGGATACTACCTTAGCGTACGGGGTCTGAGCTGCAGTTTTTGGAACGAGCGCTTGGAGATATGGCAAGGCGAAGGTTGTAAG GTTAGCACAGACTCCAGCCCAGAGACGTCAGTTTGCCTGTGCGACCATCTGACAGCCTTTGGTGCCAGTTTCATGACTCCTCCCAACTCAATCGACTTCAACACCATCTGGGGCAAGTTCGCCAATCTGGGCAAGAACCCTGGAGTCTTCAGCACAGTTTGGGTCTTCATAGGACTGTATTTCATTGGTCTGATATTTGCAAGGCGCGCAGACAAAAGAGATGCCATACAG GCCGCTGTCTTTCCTCTACCAGACAACCAACCGAAGCACACCCATGCCTACCTGCTATCGGTGTTCACCGGCTCCCAGCCCGGGTCTGGCACGGACTCCAAGGTGGTGTTCATGGTGACTGCCGAGAACGGAGACACGGGTGTAAGGGCTCTGGGCAACCAACCAAAGGTAGAAAATCCAGACTTTATGCTTTCAATCTTTCTTGGTCATGAACTTGAAAGGAAAGACTGA